The Cellulosimicrobium cellulans genome contains the following window.
GAGGAGACGGTGCTCGAAGCCGCGCTTCGCGACGCCGTAGTCGGCGACGTCGCCGAGCTCGTCGTCGTCGAGCATCGGGTGGAGGAAGATCTCCGTCACCCCCGACGGCGCGCGGCGCAGCAGGTCGAGGAAGTCCGCCCGGACGTTCTCGTAGTCCTCCTCCTCGACCGTCCCGGCGCCGTCGAGCTCGAAGGGGTGGGTCCACAGCCGGTCGACCAGCACGACGCCGAGCGCGTCCGCCGCGGCCGTCGCCTCGTCGAGCAGGGCCTGGAAGTCGCCCGGGGGCAGCACCATCCCGTCGGTCGTGCGGGGCAGGCGGAACGGCAGGCGGTGCCGGGCGGCGAGCTCGAAGACCTGCGGGAGGAACGAGCGCCCCGTCTCGAGCCCGTAGACGGAGCCCATGTGGTTGTCGAGGTGCGAGACGTCGACCCCGGCCGCGAGCGCCGTGTCGAGCTGGGCCGTGAGCTCGGCGACGACGTCCTCGACGCGCGCCTGGCGCTCGACGGTGAGGACGTCGCGCGGGAAGTAGCCCGCGTCGTCGACCAGGGAGGTGCCCGTGCCGGTGAGCGGGCGCCACCGGTACCGCGTCCACTCGCTGGTCAGCACGAGGTGCACGCCGACGTCGACGGGGTGCGCGGCCGCGAAGGCGAGCGCGTCCGGAGCCCACCCGCACGGGACCATCACCGTCGCGGAGTCGACGTGCCCGGCGAGGAGGAGCTCGGAGACCGCGCGGTTGGCGGCGCGGCACATGCCGTAGTCGTCGGCGTTGAGGATGATCGCGCGCGCGTCGGCCGCGAGGCCCAGCCGGGAGACCAGGTCCGACGGCGGCGCTCCCCCGCCCGGTGCGGCGGCGGTCACGACGCCGCCTCCTCACGCTCGTCGGCGCCCTCGCCCGACGCGGGGTGGGCCGCGGCGGTGCGGAACACCTCGTCGCGCAGCGCGTCGCTCGCCGAGCGCGCGGCGCCCACGACGACGGCGTCGCACGTGAGGTCCGAGGAGACGACACGGATGGGGAGCACCGCGATCTTCTCCGCGAGGAACCGTCGCACGCGGTCGGCGATCGGCGCGCGCGCCGCCTGGTTCGTGAGCACGAACAGCTCGGGCTCCACGACCAGGGCGACCGAGGCCGCGACCACGCCGATCCGCTCGGCGACCTCGTCGAGCGCGTCGTTCGAGGCACCGTCGCCGTGCTCGGCGCGGTCCACGAGCCCCTTGACCGTCACGTCGTCGGGCAGGCCGTGCTCCTTCGCGAGCACCGCGAGCGACGACGCGCCGAGGGCCTCGGAGCCCAGCGCCCGGGCAGGGTGCGGCAGGAACGAGACCTCGCCGGCGCCGCCCGCGAACCCGCGGTGGAGCTTCCCGTCCAGGACCAGCCCGGCGCCGAACCCGTCGCCGAGGCCCAGCACGACGAACGAGCGCGTCCCGGCCGCGGCACCGTCGCGCTGCTCGGCGAGGGCTGCCAGGTTGAGGTCGTTCTCGAGCGTCACCGGGCACCCGAGGGCGTCCTCGAGCGCGTCGACGAGTCCGGTCCCACCCTTCTCGTACCCGGGGACGCGACGGATGGTCCGCAGGTCCGACCCGACGATGAGCGGGACGGCCGCGACCGCGCGCGTCACCTCGATCGTCGTCCCCTCCGCGAGCCGTGCCTGGGCGTCGCTCACGCACGCACGGGCGAGCTCCGCGGCCGCACGCGCGCGCGCCGTCGTCGTCGGCTTGACGTCCCGGCGCTCCGCACGGGCCCGGACCGCCCCCGTGACGTCGACCAGCGCGACCCGCACCCGGTCGCGCGCGACGTCGATCCCCAGGCCGAAGGCGTAGTCGGGATCCACGCGGTACAGCGTCGCGGCCGGTCCCCGCCGGTCACGGTCGAGCCCGGCCTCCGTGACGACGCCCGTCGCCTCGAGCGCCCGGAGCGTCTGCGCGACGGTCGTCTTGGACAGGCCGGTCGCAGCGACGACGTCGGGCCGCGCGACCTGCGCGCCCGTGCCGAGCACGCCGAGGACGGCGCGGGCGTTGAGGGTGCGCAGGAGGGCGGGTGTACCGGCGGGAGTGGTGTCCATCTGGTCTCCGTCGAGCAGTGGGTGGGTCGATCAGACATGTCCGAGCCGTGCGGGTAGATCGGGAGGTTCCCTACCCGCCCGGAGACTAACCAAGGTCCCGGAGGTTGTCGACGGCAACCGGTCTCCCTGTGGACGGCCTGTACCGTGGCGTCGTGATCCGCCGAGCCCTCGCCCGCGCCTACTGGGCGACCAGCCGGTGGTCCCTGCGCTCCGAGCCGTACGACACCGGCCGCCCGACGCTCCTCGTCGGCGCCCCGCACACGTCGAACTGGGACTTCGTCCTCATGCTCGCCATCGCCTGGAGCACGGGGATCCACGTCCGCTGGCTGGGCAAGCACACGCTGTTCGCCGGCCCGGCGGGCCCCCTCATGCGCGCGCTCGGCGGCATCCCCGTCGACCGGCGCGACCCGAGCCGGGTCGTCGCCGACGTCGTCGCCCGCCTCCGGGCCGGCGAGGTGTTCTCGCTCGTCGTGACGCCCGAGGGCACGCGGGGCGCGGGGTCGTACTGGAAGTCGGGCTTCTACCGCATCGCGCGCGAGGCGCACCTGCCGGTGACCCTCGGGTACGTCGACCGCACCACCATGACGACCGGTCTCGGCCCCACGATCGAGCTCTCGGGCGACGTGCGCGCCGACATGGACGTCGTGCGGGCGTTCTACGCCGACAAGTCCGGCCTCCGCCCGTCGCTGCGCACCGAGCCGCGGCTGCGCGAGGAGGACGTGGTCGCCTGAGGCCAGGCGCTCCCGTCGGGGTCCCGCGAGGAGCTCCTGGCCCTCTCGTGGTTGCCCTCGGGGGGCCGTCGGGGCCTGATCCGCGATACGGGGTCCCCGCACATCTCGGGCATGGCGACCGCTCCCCCCGGCTGCGCTCCCCGACCCGTCCCGCGCCCCTG
Protein-coding sequences here:
- a CDS encoding polysaccharide deacetylase family protein, with the protein product MTAAAPGGGAPPSDLVSRLGLAADARAIILNADDYGMCRAANRAVSELLLAGHVDSATVMVPCGWAPDALAFAAAHPVDVGVHLVLTSEWTRYRWRPLTGTGTSLVDDAGYFPRDVLTVERQARVEDVVAELTAQLDTALAAGVDVSHLDNHMGSVYGLETGRSFLPQVFELAARHRLPFRLPRTTDGMVLPPGDFQALLDEATAAADALGVVLVDRLWTHPFELDGAGTVEEEDYENVRADFLDLLRRAPSGVTEIFLHPMLDDDELGDVADYGVAKRGFEHRLLADPAVAAVIAEEGIVRVGWRDLRAVQRGER
- a CDS encoding ROK family transcriptional regulator, which codes for MDTTPAGTPALLRTLNARAVLGVLGTGAQVARPDVVAATGLSKTTVAQTLRALEATGVVTEAGLDRDRRGPAATLYRVDPDYAFGLGIDVARDRVRVALVDVTGAVRARAERRDVKPTTTARARAAAELARACVSDAQARLAEGTTIEVTRAVAAVPLIVGSDLRTIRRVPGYEKGGTGLVDALEDALGCPVTLENDLNLAALAEQRDGAAAGTRSFVVLGLGDGFGAGLVLDGKLHRGFAGGAGEVSFLPHPARALGSEALGASSLAVLAKEHGLPDDVTVKGLVDRAEHGDGASNDALDEVAERIGVVAASVALVVEPELFVLTNQAARAPIADRVRRFLAEKIAVLPIRVVSSDLTCDAVVVGAARSASDALRDEVFRTAAAHPASGEGADEREEAAS
- a CDS encoding 1-acyl-sn-glycerol-3-phosphate acyltransferase encodes the protein MIRRALARAYWATSRWSLRSEPYDTGRPTLLVGAPHTSNWDFVLMLAIAWSTGIHVRWLGKHTLFAGPAGPLMRALGGIPVDRRDPSRVVADVVARLRAGEVFSLVVTPEGTRGAGSYWKSGFYRIAREAHLPVTLGYVDRTTMTTGLGPTIELSGDVRADMDVVRAFYADKSGLRPSLRTEPRLREEDVVA